A stretch of Rhea pennata isolate bPtePen1 chromosome 18, bPtePen1.pri, whole genome shotgun sequence DNA encodes these proteins:
- the LOC134148789 gene encoding P2X purinoceptor 2-like yields MAQGWPCTGHANRDHFAPEAIVLRSLHSESLAKMAPQFPILIKRNTHFPCFGFSKGNIQAAESSYLKSCTFNTTSALCCPIFMEQAGENLRELAEKGGVVINWNCNLGLPETDCNPHYSFHRPDPKTTVPGSGTWSPASSSCPPWSCCGWSPSLGPSTCLPRRSAKYYKWNGTHTRVLIKACGIHIDVIVQGQAGKFSLIPTVINLAVALTSLGMGSFLWDWILLSCMNKDQVYSSRKFEQAPP; encoded by the exons atggcacagggatGGCCTTGCACAGGCCATGCCAACAGGGACCATTTTGCTCCCGAAGCCATAGTGCTTAGGTCTCTCCACAGTGAGTCCCTGGCGAAGATGGCACCACAGTTCCCCATCCTTATCAAGAGGAACACCCACTTCCCCTGCTTCGGCTTCTCCAA GGGCaacattcaagctgctgagagcagttacttgaaaagctgcaccttCAACACCACCTCTGCCCTTTGCTGCCCCATCTTCATGGAGCAGGCGGGAGAGAATttaagggagctggcagagaag GGTGGGGTGGTCATCAACTGGAACTGTAACCTGGGCCTGCCTGAAACTGACTGCAACCCCCACTACTCCTTCCACCGCCCCGATCCCAAGACCACTGTCCCAGGCAGTGGCACTTGGAGTCCtgcatcctcctcctgccctccctggtcctgctgtggctggtcCCCATCACTGGGCCCTTCTACCTGTCTCCCCAGGAGGTCTGCGAAGTATTACAAATGGAACGGGACCCACACACGAGTGTTGATCAAGGCCTGTGGGATCCATATTGATGTCATCGTGCAGGGCCAG gcagggaagttTAGCCTGATCCCCACTGTCATCAACCTGGCCGTGGCTCTGACCTCGCTGGGAATG GGCTCCTTCCTCTGGGACTGGATCCTGCTGAGCTGCATGAACAAGGACCAGGtgtacagcagcaggaaatttgaGCAGGCACCACCCTAG